The Salmo trutta chromosome 6, fSalTru1.1, whole genome shotgun sequence genomic sequence ttgtactttttgatTTTTGTTGACATTGTCCTGCATTTCTTTCCTTTTTGTATGTACACCACTTTGAGCTGCATGTTCGAAAGGTACCAGATAAAAAGTTATTCTTATTATGAATACTGTAATTGGTGGGTCTTTATCTAACATAAACTGTATGGAGTGAGTTATTTTCTGTTGGatgagaggaaaaagggggtaaGTGAGCATCAGACAATAGGGATTCACTACCGTACCTCGATATGCTTCTTGATCAGTGTGTGACTCTCAAACTCCTTCAGGATGAGCTCTCTTCTCTCAGTCACCATCTTCCTCCGGGCTGAGATCTGCCCCCTCATGTCATCCATCTCTTTCTGTCAAGAGATTGCAGTTTTATTACTGATTCACGATAACTTGCGAACAGATGAAGTGGAGAAGACACGGATCACAGGACCAAatgaacgtttttttttttacgtatCCCATATGACTGTAATCTGTCAACATCTACACTGGTTCCTCAGCTGCTCTGACCTGTGCCTGCTTCACAGCGTTCCCCTCTGGGTTCTCCAGGTCGGCcctcagctcctctctcctctctgtgagcACTCTGACCAGAGCCCTCTTCTCCACTAGCTCCCTGTGAGCCTTCGTCTGGCTCTCCGCTTGCAAGACGGCTGTCCGGTGGCCCTCCATCTTGTTCCGGTAGGTGTTGTAACCGGCCAGCACGCAGCTGGAgttgtcctcctcttcctcgatCAGCAGTCGGAGCTCTGTGTTTTCGTTGTAGACGGTGATGGAACGCAAGCCCAGGTCTTGCATGTGTCGCTGCAAGTGTTCCATCTCACCCTCCAGGATGAGAATCTGCCTCACGTTGGATTTTAACTCCACTTCAGCTTCTTTGCCTTTCTTCTGAATGTCTGATAGTATGGCCTGGTAGCAGATGAAAACAACATTGCTTTACACTGAGTGTTAAAACAAATGTTCTAATATTAATGTTGCATGGAAAATTTATATAATGTAAGCAGCAATAATTACAGTGTTCCTGGAGTTTCAAAATGTTACTGGTCAGTGTGTTAGCAGGTAAGGAGAGATTTACCTGGAGAGAGCTGAGCACTTGTTTTTGCTCCTGGAGGGCCACTTTCGGCTGTTAGAGCAAAGCATCCCAAGATAATACAGGTAGTCCAACATTTTATAAGGAATTTGCTATATGTTTTCTTGCCATTTTCCATCGTCATCCCAGCAGAGTTGGCCATGTTGACACGTTTGTTGTTGTGTGCGCAAACAGAGTTGATTTTCGCGCTCAGCTCAGCACGTGCGCTCTCTTGGCCTGGCTGAAGTTCCTGGGGGGGTTCAGGTGGGATTCCCCCAATACGCCCCATTTTGACTGACTTCACCTTTGCTGAGTAAAACAACATACTTATGTTAAGAATTAAACCATTAAAGAAACCACAAGTTCGGACACACCCAAAGAGAAACGTTCATTTGTGCCCTTCCCACTGAAAATGTAGGGGAAATAAATTGTGATTGTTATTCAAATCCATTGGTCAGTGAAGTAAACTAAGGGAAATGTAGCCCTAATTTTCATATTAATTTATTTTACAATGGATTGCCAGATGTCCGGATTTGATTCGATACACAATTTGTATGTGATAAATGACAGGGACTTGTCACTATGGTTTCTGGTGGTATGAGACAGTATAAATGTCAGTTATGTGTATTTACATGTTCCTTTGTTCCCAGTGTGAGGCCCCTACTGGTTAGGTCCACACGTGGTGTTTTGGGGTTAGCGAATAAAGTAAggaccattctctctctctctcgctctctctataccTTTATAAATCTAATTTATGATATGAAAAGACGGCAGTTATGTATAAAATGTGTCTGTAGGCTATTTGATTGCACACAGCAGCCCTCCAGGATATGTACTCAGTCACCCATTTTGTTTCCTTACTAAAACCAGAATATAGGAAGGATATAAGGAAGCCAGTACTGATACATCCCCATTACGCTTCCATGCACATTTCCTgtacgtgtgtgcgcgtgtgtgtgcgatAGGATCAAATCCTTTCAGTTTTTGTGCAGCCAACTAGAAATGTATTGCGACCATCCAGATGAACAAAACAAGGTTTCTTTCCCAGGCCCATGCAGCCTATAAAGCCATGACCCAGTAGGATTTGGCTGTGAAGGCGCTAGCTGGGCTGAAGGCTGGTGAGGGACCCGCCATTTGGTAAACAATAGTCGATAGATTTGATTTACTAGCACAGGACCTGCCAGTTATTTGTGCTGGTGGATGTAAATATTTGATTTGTTGTTTGGGTTTGTTTGCGCACTAAAAACAGCAAATTGTTTGAACGTGATGACAGTTGGAATTCCCCATTTGAAGTTGAATGCTTAGGTATAGGGAAAACACTGGGCTATTATTGTTAACATGTTTGCCTCCAGATGCTAAAGTTCTGAGTAATTAGCTGCTTTGGTTTCTGAGTCTTGTGGCTTTATTGAGACAAGTTTATGGTGTACGCAATAGGAACAGGTGTGTGCCGGTGCCCCATAACCAGTTCTGAAAACAAAACAGATGTGCGGCAGTGAACATCATGATCTTATAGGCTATTGCGCCATTACATCCAATTAACTTTTTATGCGTTTGAATTTCTCATGTGTGTTTGATTAAATAGAGCCCTCCTCAGTCAATCTCAGTCTCAGTCACATAGACACAACAGGATAAACAGTATGTATGACTCAACAGGGTGCTCCCCCTCCatgcctccttccctccctcctactgtccctccctcccttcctccaatccctccctccctccttccaatccctccctccatctgtgaCTCAATATAACCACAACTATTTCCTGTCTGGTTCCCTGACATTGTCTCTCATTCCCTGTGTTTCATCAGCACTAAAACATGTGTGCCAAAGAGACGGTTTTGATTAGGTCACAGGTGTTCCTGTTTTTACCCTAGTCTGCATTGTGTCAACACAACAAAACATTAACTAAAAGTATCTGTTGCTATTATTTTGCCCACTCCATCCTTCCTCAAAATAGGAAGAGAGACAGTGaagaggggatggatggagatACAGTAGAACATAgctatgtttatttttaatttcatGCAATGTTGATCTTTTAAATACCATTAATAGGCCTAGAACAGGGGTAGTTGGCTGTGGGTGGTCAACTACATTAATACCCTGTTATTCATCTCATCTGCTGTTATTTGGGCCACCTGTGTTTTGAGGTGAATACTGATACTgaggtttccatgtgtttgatgccattccatttgctccgttccagacattattatgagctgtcctcccctcagcagcctctactgATTTGAAGTATAGTAATTTGAGTGCTTGCATCAGCAGTTTTACAAATGAAACCTTTATTGAAAGCCGAGCTGATTCGTGTGATATTGTTGCCCATTTTCTGAAAGGTTACAGAGTGGTGCCAGCTATATACCAGACTGAAAACAAATGAAACAGTCTTTGTTTCAGTGGACGACATTAATACTCTCTTAACAGTGCAACTGTAGAGCTGAGATGGTGTAGTTAGGTGGCGTTAATGCACGCTTTGACATGGAAATGACATAAGAGTGAAGAAAGCTTTCAAGggaaacatggtgtgtgtgtgttgaattgTTCTAATCCAAGCATGGACAGATCGATTCCTCACTTTTCAAATGGATTTTCATGTGAAGGCAAACTGAGCATAGTAATGACGTTACACGTCAACAAAAGAGTATCTCATTTCAATTTAAATCAGAGACATGAGGCGGGGTGGGGGAGGGGCAGGACTGTAGGGGTCAGTGAAATCGGGGAATGAGTAAGGAGCGTAGGGGGCCTCTAAATGTGTGTGACACAGCACTCCCAGCATGCAACACTAACTGGAGTTATTCCCTTCTAACCACAGAAAGCACATCAAATCGAGGCGCCCTGCGCTCGTACGCCTGAGAGACCGTGTCAAGTTTTCAGAGATCTGCTGAGGTAAAACAGTCTCTCAGGGTGAAATGTAATGGTCAAATGGTATCCCTGTTTTCCTATAAAATGGTTTGAAGCATGGCAATATTGGTGATAATAACAGAGCATTTATAATCTCTCTCCTGTATTTTTACAATTGTATATGGCTACTGAACACAGAATTGAATACGAGggacatcagaaaatacataaatATTGAAAACTTCATAAAACTAAAAGTGAGCCAAattcagtttgatttcacagtataaaaatacaaaactcTATTCCATATGCAGACAGTCCAGCTATCTAACAGAGATGAATTCCACCTCATCTACAGCCCTGAGCTGGGAATGGGATTAAAGAGATATCAGTTACTAATTCATCAATTAAGTGCCCTGCGTCTCCTTCCTCATTCATCATCGACTGATTCTAAAGGCCCCGAAGTAGCTTCCCTCAGCTTCCGGGTCCAGCAGCCAGGAGTTGGACACGCTGACGTAGATACTGTCCCCGGGCCCCAGGGGGAAAGCCCCTCCCTGCTGCTGACAACACATGTGGTAGTG encodes the following:
- the LOC115196236 gene encoding coiled-coil domain-containing protein 122-like is translated as MEHLQRHMQDLGLRSITVYNENTELRLLIEEEEDNSSCVLAGYNTYRNKMEGHRTAVLQAESQTKAHRELVEKRALVRVLTERREELRADLENPEGNAVKQAQKEMDDMRGQISARRKMVTERRELILKEFESHTLIKKHIEIQNRRYDAIVKRLHCQLMKAQSGHRTGPTTYLPHGERDPGPQETPRDQNRRRTDEMET